A single region of the Mustela lutreola isolate mMusLut2 chromosome 2, mMusLut2.pri, whole genome shotgun sequence genome encodes:
- the LOC131823847 gene encoding C-C chemokine receptor type 1-like: MQNSTMETLAPTKNYDMTTEYDYEGITPCQKGEVRAFGAQLLPPLYSLVFIIGLVGNILVLLVLMQHKRLKSMTSIYLLNLAISDLLFLFTLPFWIDYKLKDNWNFSDGTCKLLSGFYYTGLYSEIFFIILLTVDRYLAIVHAVFALRVRTVIFGLITSGGAWALALLASVPGFYFSKIQWEFSHTTCSLHFPHETLKAWKQFQALKLNMLGLVLPLLVMIICYTEIIQILLKRPNEKKAKAVRLIFVIMVVFFLFWTPYNLAILVSAFQDRLFTDECRQSKQLDLAIQVTEVIAYTHCCVNPVIYAFVGERFRRYLRQLLRRLLSTSLVKRLPFLSTDRLERASSVTPSTAEHELSAGF; the protein is encoded by the coding sequence ATGCAAAATTCCACGATGGAAACCTTGGCCCCCACAAAGAACTATGACATGACGACGGAATATGACTATGAGGGCATAACCCCATGCCAGAAGGGGGAGGTGAGGGCCTTTGGAGCCCAGCTGCTGCCCCCCTTGTACTCCTTGGTGTTCATCATCGGCCTGGTTGGCAACATCCTGGTGCTGCTGGTCCTCATGCAGCACAAGAGGCTCAAGAGCATGACCAGCATCTACCTCCTCAACCTGGCCATTTCCGACCTGCTCTTCCTCTTCACGCTGCCCTTCTGGATCGACTACAAGCTGAAGGATAACTGGAACTTCAGTGATGGCACCTGTAAGTTGCTCTCGGGGTTTTATTACACGGGTTTGTATAGCGAGATCTTTTTCATCATCCTGCTGACCGTGGACAGGTACCTGGCCATCGTCCACGCCGTGTTTGCCCTGCGGGTTCGGACCGTCATCTTTGGTCTCATCACCAGCGGTGGCGCGTGGGCCCTGGCCCTCTTGGCCTCTGTCCCAGGCTTCTACTTCTCCAAGATCCAGTGGGAGTTCTCCCACACCACCTGCAGCCTCCACTTCCCTCATGAAACCCTCAAAGCCTGGAAGCAGTTCCAGGCTCTAAAACTGAACATGTTGGGTCTGGTTTTGCCCCTGTTGGTCATGATCATCTGCTACACCGAGATCATACAGATTCTGCTCAAACGACCCAATGAGAAGAAGGCCAAAGCTGTCCGTCTGATCTTTGTCATCATGGtggtcttctttctcttctggacCCCCTACAACCTGGCCATATTGGTCTCGGCTTTCCAAGACCGCCTTTTCACCGACGAGTGCAGGCAGAGCAAACAGCTCGACCTGGCCATCCAGGTGACGGAGGTGATCGCCTACACGCACTGCTGCGTCAACCCCGTGATCTACGCCTTCGTCGGGGAGCGCTTCCGCAGGTACCTACGCCAGCTGCTCCGCAGGCTGCTGTCCACGAGCTTGGTTAAaaggctccccttcctctccacgGACAGACTCGAGAGGGCCAGCTCTGTGACACCCTCCACCGCAGAGCACGAACTCTCCGCTGGGTTCTGA